A genomic stretch from Erigeron canadensis isolate Cc75 chromosome 9, C_canadensis_v1, whole genome shotgun sequence includes:
- the LOC122581122 gene encoding 3-isopropylmalate dehydratase large subunit, chloroplastic-like has protein sequence MNIISSMAASSSISSPFLTQNDAASGNGVSPFVGQVFKSVRISHNKISKKIVAVVAPQQSARNPATTGSVKTGMTMTEKIFSRASEKPQLSPGENVWVNVDVLMTHDVCGPGAIGIFKKEFGNDAKVWDREKVVIIPDHYIFTADERANRNVNIIRDFSHEQKIKYFYDIKDLSNFKANPDYKGVCHVALAQEGHCRPGEVLLGTDSHTCTAGAFGQFATGIGNTDCGFVLGTGKLLLKVPPTLRFVLDGEMPHYLLAKDLILQIIGEISVSGATYKAMEFVGSTIESLTMEERMTLCNMVVEAGGKNGIIPADATTYKYLEDKTSVPYEPVYSDGEARYLSEYRIDVSKLEPLVAKPHSPDNRALARECKDVKIDRVYIGSCTGGKTEDFLAAAKVFLASGQKVKVPTFLVPATQKVWMDVYTLPVPGSGGKTCSQIFEAAGCDTPASPSCGACVGGPLDTYARLNEPQVCVSTTNRNFPGRMGNKDGQIYLASPYTAAASALTGFVTDPRDFLH, from the exons atgaatattATTTCATCAATGGCGGCTTCATCTTCAATATCTTCCCCTTTTCTTACCCAG AATGATGCAGCATCCGGGAATGGAGTGTCGCCATTTGTGGGTCAAGTTTTCAAGTCAGTTAGAATCTCTCacaacaaaatatcaaaaaagatTGTAGCAGTTGTGGCACCACAACAATCTGCAAGAAACCCTGCCACTACTGGCTCa GTAAAAACTGGGATGACAATGACAGAAAAGATCTTTTCAAGGGCTTCTGAGAAACCCCAGTTAAGCCCTGGTGAAAATGTTTGGGTCAATGTTGATGTCTTGATGACACATGATGTATGTGGACCAGGTGCTATTGGAATCTTCAAGAAAGAATTCGGAAATGATGCCAAG GTTTGGGACCGTGAAAAGGTTGTCATCATACCTGACCACTATATATTTACAGCTGATGAAAGAGCAAATAGAAATGTCAATATTATAAGAGATTTTTCACATGAGCAAAAGATCAAGTATTTTTATGATATCAAAGATCTTAGCAACTTTAAG GCTAATCCTGATTACAAAGGTGTATGCCATGTTGCTCTGGCACAAGAAGGTCATTGCAGACCTGGAGAG GTCTTGCTTGGTACGGATTCTCACACATGTACTGCTGGAGCATTTGGCCAGTTTGCTACAGGAATTGGAAATACCGATTGTGGCTTTGTTTTAGGAACTGGAAAACTTTTGCTCAAG GTACCTCCAACTTTAAGATTTGTATTAGATGGAGAAATGCCACATTATCTTCTTGCAAAGGATCTGATTTTACAA ATAATTGGGGAAATATCTGTATCTGGTGCAACATATAAAGCAATGGAGTTTGTTGGTTCCACTATTGAAAGTCTTACG aTGGAAGAAAGAATGACGTTATGCAACATGGTTGTTGAAGCTGGGGGGAAGAACGGTATCATTCCAGCTGATGCTACGACATATAAGTACCTGGAG GACAAAACATCCGTCCCATATGAACCAGTCTACAGCGACGGTGAAGCAAG GTATCTTTCCGAGTACAGAATTGACGTCTCTAAATTGGAGCCCCTGGTGGCAAAG CCTCATTCTCCTGATAATCGTGCTTTAGCACGGGAATGTAAAGATGTCAAAATAGACAGGGTGTACATTGGATCTTGTACTGGAGGCAAAACTGAGGATTTCCTTGCTGCTGCCAAAGTTTTTCTAGCTTCA GGTCAGAAAGTCAAAGTACCCACATTCCTTGTTCCTGCTACTCAGAAG GTATGGATGGATGTATATACCCTCCCGGTGCCAGGATCTGGTGGCAAAACCTGTTCTCAGATATTTGAAGCTGCTGGCTGTGATACCCCTGCAAGTCCTAGCTGTGGTGCCTGTGTGGGTGGTCCATTGGATACTTATGCACGCCTAAACGAACCTCAG GTCTGTGTCTCAACCACAAATAGGAACTTTCCTGGTCGAATGGGTAACAAAGATGGTCAGATCTATCTAGCATCTCCTTACACGGCTGCAGCTTCTGCCTTGACTGGTTTTGTAACTGATCCAAGAGATTTTTTGCATTGA